The window aaaaataatacatatatatatatatatatattgtaatatatttatatataatatatatatgtgtgtatatatgtaacaacaaaatattttgattttctaggagaaaatgaaaaaaaaaatttcgagctaaaaaaaaaatatatataatatatacatatatatatattatattgtacatattattgtataatcaaataattgttctattttttttttttcaattatatttttatttaatttacaaatattattaaaataaaatacaaaattaataaaagaatttatttttatttatatttattctatATAGATTTTAGTTTATCACCTAATTACAATTTTTACTTTTGTGTAAAATGgcactttttttttttttaattagaaaaatatgaaaaaaaaaaaaaaaaaaaaaaaaaaaaaaaaaaaaaaaaaaaatttttttaaaNNNNNNNNNNNNNNNNNNNNNNNNNNNNNNNNNNNNNNNNNNNNNNNNNNNNNNNNNNNNNNNNNNNNNNNNNNNNNNNNNNNNNNNNNNNNNNNNNNNNNNNNNNNNNNNNNNNNNNNNNNNNNNNNNNNNNNNNNNNNNNNNNNNNNNNNNNNNNNNNNNNNNNNNNNNNNNNNNNNNNNNNNNNNNNNNNNNNatttaaatataattttttttttttttttttttttttccctactaataaatatatacaatacatatatataatatatatatatatatatatatatattttttttttttatgtaagCATGTACAtgatgtatatatttatatatatatatacattttaattatttaaagcCTTTAATCtatttcttctttcttCAATAATGTCCAATTTTATACCCTTTTCTCTTGGTAAACTAATATATGGTTTTGTGTTATCTCCAATAACAAAAACATTACTCAATCTTGTAGCAAATACTTTATTTCTCGAATCTTTCACATGAATAATATCATATGTAcccatatttttatctatgGATGAAATAACACCAACTCTACCAACACTGTGTCCAGCTGTTACCATAACCAAACTTCCGACTTGAAATTTTAAGTGCTCTAATACCTTTCCTGTTTCTAAGTCCAAACGTACGGTGTCATTTACTTTGACATCTGGATGGATATAAGGTATACTCCTACCATCATGAGTTACAGCTATTGATAATCTTCCTTTccttaataatattttttttaccttgcataatttatatttactcTCCTCATTTGTAATTCTATGTGGTACAAACCTTCCCTTAATGTCATATAAAAGACGGAAATATTCATTCGATTTTGTTATGTGAATTACATCCATCAAACCAACTGGAAATGTACAATCGGTTCTTACCTTATTGTCAACTTTCACGATCTTCTGAATTAATATCATCTTTACTTCATCAAAAGTTAAGGCATACTTCAAACGATTTCTTAACAATATTACTAAAGGAATACTCTCAAGTAATTTATGTGGTCCACTGCTCGTCTTGGGCGCATATTGACCACCCATTTTATTCAACATCCAGTGGGAGGGGGCATTCACCCTTTTTAAGTGTTTTTTAATACCTTTACCctaaaataataaaaaaaaaaaaaataaaataaataaataaatatatatatatatatatatatatatatgtatattttttatacattaGGTAGCCATTTAACAATATTTATTGCACATTCAggtgaaaaaaaaaaaaattattgcAAAGTCaggtaaaaaaaaacaacgTAAACAAATCATTATAGccattaaaaaaaaaaaaaaaaacgcTCAAATTAGGGTCAAAAAAGGAAAACAGCATATTCATagttacatatatataatatacattatgtaaatatgtaaatataatataatataagaataacTGCTTCCTTTTATATACAACAAATAATGTAGAGCTATGCATATCAATGATAAGTAAAAATTAAGaatcaatattatatatataaggaACATACAAATGTAGGACCATAAtacttataaatatatatatatatatatatatatgtatatataattaatatttataaaatccATTAAGATTACACTTATTTAAGCATAAgcacataaaaaaaaatatacatatatatatataatatatatattatatgtaacaaataaaattatataatagaagtaatataataattatttatacttatataaaacatatattatgaatatataatcttcatttttattttattttattattatttatatattatataacattcttatttttcttatttttcttatttttcttatttttataattaccatttttttataaagatttataaaaaagttGTTGAAGTTCTTATTTCTACGTTTTCTTCAAATTCTTTTTGGAAATAATATTCCTTaaggttttttttttttttttctttataaaatatatttatttcataaaaaaataaaaaaaatatataaaatatatatatatatatatattattatatttgtattattataattctcaatatattataaaaaaagaaaaaaaaatttataaaattaagGATGGAacattaattatttttaacttattttttttattcttcataataattttttttttttcttatttattaaaatgaaaaattatatatgaaactattcttatatatatatatatatatatatacatattaatatataaacgatattacatatatattatatataatatatatattatattttttttttttccttatataataaataaaagaacatatttatatatgtatgtataaatatattattatatataattattgagattacatattttttatttataaaatatgggcacaagatataaattattatatattaaattttgtatcatgtaaaaaaatattagatacattattattatattatttattataatatattttattatatatgtaaataaatatacgtataaaatgaatataaagaattaatatatatataatatatatattacattacattgtatgtatatgtataaattgTTTTGTTAACAATATTATCTCTACCCCttaaaaaaacatatatatatatatatatatatatacacgtttttaatttaaatatatgttatatatataccaaCAAAATCTAtacttatttatatatattattaggttttataaatatcatatttgagaaaaaacaaatgtttcattttttttcttttttttttttttgatattaaaatatcattcttttatttctaatgttgtatatatatatatatatatatatataataaaatattcttataaatatatgcaattacattttttaaagtttatatgtttatttaatatattagtATAGATATGTAGCAGGCAGAGGGTTCTCCAATACACTTAAATCACTTCTCATactataaaaatataatgatatatatatataatatgaatatatttttatagtaattgaaaaattatatttatttataatatatttttttttttaatttttttttttttttatatataaaatttaatgaattaaatgcttataaaaaataattaaatattgaatatatttatttgttggtttatatattttatttcattatatttatttcttcataatataatgttcttcttattatgtatgtatattaatatttttgtaatatattatatatattttttattattatataattgtttatactaattgaaaaaaaaaaataacacaAAAATGTAAAGGGACaagtaaaataaaaattatatatatatatatatatatatatgtatagaataaaacatattttatattcctttgagaaaaattttaaggttacatatataaaggtttaatactttttcttattcataggtataaaatattatgttatataatataaaaatgtattttattataatgttCTCTTCttaagaatataaaaaataaagcTCTGTTGCTTCCAGAAAAATTAAGATTAAATGTAAAAGGTATTTCTCACAGctgtataataattataagaCATAAAAGgggaaataaaaaaaaaaatatatatatatatatatatatattattatttttttttgttgtataataaatatattgaactgttctttttttattcatgtaaataattaataatatataagatgttttttaaaaaagaaaaaaaacatacaCACAATAAAATAGGGTTATaatatttgatatatattattttatttgtatattagttgaaaggaaaaaatattttaaaataatatcgCTCTGTTCTTAATTTTTCGCaatgaaaatatacatttgtaatatttcttttatgtcttaatatatatatatatatttatttatttatttgttttataatttttttttttttttttttttttttttctttttcatgTTTGCAATTTTTTTCCACTAGTGTACAAATTTTACATTGTGTAAAGAAAGGTTAAACAtgtacataaatattttacatatttatttaaaataataaatccataggaaaaaaaaaaaaaaaaaaaagaaaaacaaaatataatataatatataatatatatataatatatatataatatatatatatgtatgtattcAAAAGATATtaccttttttatttattttttcgAAAAATGTTACAAATATAAGGtgaatttatatatcatgTGTGTGTTCCCtcttatttaattttttatttcacgtcaccttaaatatatatatttatttttagtAAGCACTATTTGTATTGGTGaatacacacatatatatatatatatatatatatatatatgtatacatataaatgtaacaaaattttattattttattaatttattattttatttacatgctatgtgtaaataaatatgaacaCAATGATAATTAAGgataacataaatatgtCTATTAATGAAGATGTTGAGAAAGAACTTTATGAatgtttttctttattcGATACAAACAAATGTGGTTACATAGATATTAGAGAATTTTACTTTGCTTTAAAATCATTAGgtttaaattttaaaaaagaacaagtgaaaaacatttttttggatataaaaaaagatattgatgaaaaattaaattttgaTGAGTTTTTTGACATAGctacaaaatatatacatacaaGATATAATGATGAGGAAATGGATCAAATGTTTTCTTTATTTGACCCAAACGATACAggttataataaatatgaaaatatggaaatatgaaaatataataatatataacaaatgttcatatatatttatattatatatgttaaacttttcaattttatgattatttttattgtaaatatgaaaatataataatatataacaaatgttcatatatatttatattatatatgttaaacttttcaattttatgattatttttattgtcAGGTAAAATAACACTACAAGCCTTAAGAAAAGTATGCACAGATATAGGTATctatggaaaaaaaaaaaaaaaaaaaaaaaaaaaaattaaatatatatatatatatatatatatatatttattgatattattaacacacaaataaataaatacatgtacatttatacatttatcCATTTATCcatttatacatttatcCATTTATCcatttatacatttatcCATTTATCcatttatacatttatcCATTTATCCATTTATCCATTTAtccatttatatatatgtatattttatttttttttgtcttGTTAGGTGAAAATATTAGCGACACCGAACTTAACAACATGATACATTTTGCTGACAAAAATAATGACAAAGTtattgataaaaatgaattcAAAAAAGTACTTTTATGCTCATGGAAAAATGACCCATTAAGTGATGTTGATTCAGATTCATAAAGATAACAAGTAATCAATctaattattaattatatttattttttttttaacttgTCAAAAGTTcaaatacatataatacaattatatattttaatttattcttttttaaaacaacaaaaaaaaaaataaaataaaaaagtaaatataaataataaataaataaataaatatatatatatatatatatatatatatatatatatatatttatacaattAGACAAGTCAGGAAGGATAACAAAAactttataaatattaaaaaaaaaaaaaaaaaaaaattaattttaaaaaaatatttaattataaatgacatatgtaaatttcaaagaaaatataaacaaaatatatttttacaaaaatataaaaatatgtacatataaacatatatacatataaacatataaacatatatacatatatacatataaacatatatacGTATTTACATTTTCGTCTAATTGAAAAGCCCAGGCGTCTAACCATTtcaaaacaaaaaaataaaataaaataatataatataatataatataatatatatatatatttatatttatttatttatttacttatttatttattttttgatttatGCACACATTACACATTTTTGCGTGCAATATTTTTCTTGGGAACCTTAACTTAAAAAATAACTAAACTTGGAATCATTTTCGATGTTGTATATTATACTGTCGACACCAAAGGATTGATAAAATTTTTCCTTCAAGATAGATGTGTAAAAATGTATTGTAGATCCACTATCGCTACCATATGCATCATTGTTTGAAGTGAATATAACTGTATGGAATAAGgttaagaatatataacCATCTTCTGTTATATGTAGATCTTGTTCATTAAGCTTTATAAATTTGGATAATAATGCTGAATCGggatatttttttattaggTCTTCTAATACATTTCTTTGTACATAGAAATAATTAACTGATGTTGATATTGGTCCTACCCGTATAGATGGATTATCTAGATTAAACCATTTTTCGAAATTCCATTTATTTTCTTGTTTtgttaatttatatatggtttttttattatttgttacatatatatatgttgataacttttcttcattatcaccatatgatatatatgagATATATTGAAAGAGTTCATTGgattcttttttctttttatgtACTACAAAACAATCATATGCCTTTTCTACTTTCTTAATAACACATCTAttaacataattatattgttCATCGTTTCctgttatatatattacaatttGATTATTCGTACTACTCTTTGAGTCTATAGATATACCATATGGTTGTGGTAAGTTTATGGTTACAAATCCTTTCGtcatatatacatataacatattatttataggATAAGTTATAATATGTGTATCTTGGAAGGATTTATAATCAAAACCTAAATAATTTCTATAACCAtcaaaaacaaaatttcCTTGATATCTTAGATTATATTCTTCTGATCTGTTTAATAAACtaacataattatttctgctatcataataacatatatcattaaatattttctcTTTTCTTGAACAATAGCTGGAAGCACCGATATGTGGAGCTAGGCTAAATTGATTCGTAACGTTAACAAAAGGTAATTTTTTCTCCTTGCTCTCTTCATCAATCTTAACATTACGTAAATCTACAATACCTTTATTAATGGTACAATTATAGTAGTTCGTCCAAACAATTTTAACAACATTATGgttgttattattgttgttgttattttcattgttattattattattattattattattttcattggtgttaatattattaaatgcttcattttcttcatttgGTAAGtcaaaattaaaaaattttctcTTCTGTTTATGTAAAGCTTCTACTATCCCACTCTTCTTATAATCATCATCAAGAGATATATGTGCATCATATAcagtaaaataaaatgaattaatatCCTTACTAAATAGATCAACAATTGTATACTTCTCAACAGTATcatttgttatttttaataaatataaacaacCCTCCGATGACGGTTTTTCtttaaacattttttttgaatttaCTAAAATATAATCAACTGTTATTATCAtggtattattattcaacTCCTTCGTATTATCAACTGGTTTGTTTTGATTATCTTTAAAATTATCGTTAACATATTTATCTACCATATcgttgttattattatatacagTATGTCTAGATGCACTTATACCTAcaattttatcattattattaaatgtataaatatttttttcttgaatagtatttttttctctGTTAATAATGATCTGCACTATATTCTCAGCATTTTCggttatatataatacattttcTACAATACTTATATCGTTTAATACTCTTAAATATTGACCTTTCACTTTATCGATcacatttaatatttctatagtttcattttcttcattatattccatatgtaaaatataataattatttcttatagCTGCTGttacaaaaaatttatttaaaacaCTATCTGCAATAACACCAGTATAAAACAATTCTCTAttgtttaatatatgaGCATACTTTCCTGGTTCAATTGTTGATAATAAaactttcttttttttcgtATCGATCTTATAAATATCTACATCTGTTAACGTTAATATTAATCCATTATTTGCTGCTATACCTACCATATATAATCTATCAGGAAAAACCATCTGCATAATATTCACATTGttcttatataaaaaaatcaaattCTTAAATTcatgttttatataatatatcgGCTTCTTACctttcttattattataatcaatAGCACTAAAAGGAATACAATTCGTCGGAAATTTAAtcaaattatttaattctaaattaaatgaattgTCTTTCCCAACCACCTTAACATTCATTAAACTATTATGTTGActagataataatatatcacctgactgttttattttatacatgCAGTTCCCCACATGCAccaatattatatataatacaaaaatgtATTGGTAAATCATTCTGTAAACACAAACCTTTTTTATTCACTCTGTCTatacttttattaaaaagaatttcTCTTTTACAAAATCAAAACgttacacatatatataatgtatataatgtatataatgtatataatgtatataatgtatataacGTATATGTTTTAgattaaaatattatgcaatatatataatatataatatatatatatatatatatatttatttatttaatcataagttataaaatgttgatatatatacatatatatatacagaAACATATTTTACAAGCTCATAAATGACAAGGCATATAAGTgtgtttttatataaatataagcATACACTTccaatatattaaattattatatatacatataatatatatatatatatatatatataaattaatatgtttatattctatatagatacaaaaaaaaaaaaaaaaaaaaattaaaataaataaatatatatataaattattgatatatatatatataagtcaaaaaaaaataaatatatatattcaaattattattaatttgtatatataaaatataaaccctaaaaaaattaatttacatataaaataaataaataaataaataaatttatgatatatatatatatatatattattgtaataaatatgaaatagaataaaaaaaaaaaaaaaaaaaggtataaaaaataattgaaaaaacaatataaattcttatttttcgcttctattaattaatatcataaaaataaaatttattttctatatttctatataaaataataataatgtatataatatataaataataatctataaatatatataaatatatataatattatatttatattatttattattaatatatgaatgttttttttctcaattcatatataatataaaaaaatatggggcatataaaaattagcataaattttattatatatatatatatatatatataatatttatttatttatttatacattacatctatattaataaatttattattttgttttaagaattaattataagaaaaagaaaaagagcgcggtataaattaaataatatatatataaaatatatatatttatatatatattacaaatatattaataaaatatattttttttataacattgTTATCactatattattatatacatatattataatatatatatgcattatatatagtaaaAAGCTTCTCTTTTTCTATCTCctaatataaaaagaaaaaatttttttttgttgttgttctcatatatccatataatatagaagaaaaaaaaaaaaaaaaaatcttcccatatatatattaataagaaaaatataaccatataaaaaaagatattttaaatatatattttattatgtatattatataatttttttaaaatattcattattatattatatatatatataatatatatggcaaacaagagaaaaaaaactttgtatatataataataataattattatatatatatatatataaaatataaaaagttatcaaattttttttttttttttttttttttttttggtacatctaataaaatatatatatatattatattatactatgtaatattttttgaataataatataataaaaataaaataataaatatttctcaagttttttaaaaaaaattaaaaaagtgtttttttttttccctatataatataaatattatattatatatttatataaaggaataaaaaaaccttaatatttttttatagataGGTATGCAATACAAATGcatgtttattttatatataaatcaataattttttattatattataataaatatatatatataataaaaaaaaaaaaaaagtaaaaaaacTAACGTcataatacataataaatcCCATGCTTCCCTTTTGacaattttataaatgtaaaatgttcagtcaatatatattatatatatatatatatataatatatataagaataaaagtgaaaaataataataaaaaagttacatatatttatatataacccactaaatatataattgtatgaagttttaatttatatatatatatgaatgaaATAAACTTCACCATAATGTGGTTGTTCtctctcttttttttttttttttttttttctttattaataatttattaaaagtatatataaacatcacattttattattagaaCCAAGGAAAACACcatttataaaacatataaaaaaaataaatgttataaaataGTTTCACATGGTCagtatttaatatatatatatatatatacttatcACACTTCATAATATCCACAATAACttacaataatatttttatataaggatcaatataaataaatatatataatatatatatatatatatatttttcatttaatataaaaatggttatatatagaataaaaacattaaagtgataaattaaaatataaaggCTTAGAAGAATGTTcttatgtttatatatatatatatattttttttttttttttcttgttaATCTCTTTCCTCATTAgtctttctttttttctttttatatataaaaaaaaaatatatatataatatatgtataaatatatattatatattgtaatatCTCGTGAACAAATTATCAGGTAAAGGTCTTTGTCATTTCGTCTATgggaataaaaaaatatttatatatatataaatatatatatatatatatatatatttatttatttattcgTTTAATTATGTTTAccatttaataataataacacCTCATggaatataaataaataatttaacgtaaaaaaaaatatatatatataatatacaaatttaattatatgaagtcccataaatatattttttataacatctaaaggtatttttattttacctataatattatattatgtgaggaatacatttttatttttacgaaaaagaatttttttttttttttttttatatcttttcCTTCTTCTTTATGctatttaataaaaatatatattatatgtatttaaatgtataaccgatagttttttttttttttttccttttttaataaaatataaaagattGGAATGTacataagaaaaaaatatattttaagaataatattattattatatatatataattaatatatatatatatatatatataatacattatGAGTTTTATAAAGATGCATAATTATGGTATAAAAGGTccattataataatatgaaattataattataaataaatctTTATAAAACTTGAAATACgttataattaaaattgtAGAGGACTAcaagaattatataaataaataaataaataaataaataaatatatatatatatatgtattattattattatttatttatttattttacattAGTGCCTCTTACGAccataaaataaaaaattgtataaataaaaaataaaataaaaggtatgtatgtatgtatgtatgtatatatatacatatatttatttatttatttatttgtttgtttatttatttattcatttattcatttatttattcatttatttattttcatttttatgtttttacCTTTTTATCGCAGCCACAATGAAGGGAATACCGAAACGTCATATTTCTAACTATATCGAGAAAACTAACGAAACGAatttgtataaaataagaaaagGTTTAGTTAATGAAATGAATGTAGAAGGAcatatttatgtaaatGAGAAATTGAAAACATTACTAGATGAAGAAATAGCAACATATGAGTTAAATAAGAATTCAACATTTCTTCCTGCTGTAATGCAGATTGCTAATGTATCTACATTACCAGGTATAGTAAAAGCATCAATAGCTTTGCCAGATGTACATGCAGGTTATGGATTTTCCATAGGAAATGTTGCAGCATTTGATATGGATGATGAAAAAGCTATCGTATCTCCAGGTGGTGTAGGATTCGATATAAATTGTGGTGTTCGTTTAATACGTAcgaatttattttatgaagACATAAAACCAAAACAAGAAGAATTAAcacaattattatttaatcATATCCCTGTAGGTGTAGGCTCACAAggatttattttatgtaatCAAGAAAATTTAGATGATGCTTTATGCTTAGGTATGGATTGGTGTGTCAAAGAAGGATACGCATGGATTGAAGATAAACTAAATTGTGAAGATAATGGTAGAAGTCTATATGCTGATAGTAATTTTGTTTCTATAAGAGCTAAGAAAAGAGGAATAACACAAATGGGGACATTAGGTGCAGGAAATCATTATGCTGAAATACAAATTGTTGATCAAATATATGACAAAAAAAGTGCTAAATTAATGGgtattgaaaaaaaaaatcaagTTTGTATTATGATTCATTCAGGTAGTAGAGG of the Plasmodium reichenowi strain SY57 chromosome 11, whole genome shotgun sequence genome contains:
- a CDS encoding 40S ribosomal protein S4, putative produces the protein MGKGIKKHLKRVNAPSHWMLNKMGGQYAPKTSSGPHKLLESIPLVILLRNRLKYALTFDEVKMILIQKIVKVDNKVRTDCTFPVGLMDVIHITKSNEYFRLLYDIKGRFVPHRITNEESKYKLCKVKKILLRKGRLSIAVTHDGRSIPYIHPDVKVNDTVRLDLETGKVLEHLKFQVGSLVMVTAGHSVGRVGVISSIDKNMGTYDIIHVKDSRNKVFATRLSNVFVIGDNTKPYISLPREKGIKLDIIEERRNRLKALNN
- a CDS encoding centrin-4; the encoded protein is MNTMIIKDNINMSINEDVEKELYECFSLFDTNKCGYIDIREFYFALKSLGLNFKKEQVKNIFLDIKKDIDEKLNFDEFFDIATKYIHTRYNDEEMDQMFSLFDPNDTGKITLQALRKVCTDIGENISDTELNNMIHFADKNNDKVIDKNEFKKVLLCSWKNDPLSDVDSDS
- a CDS encoding translocon component PTEX88, putative; its protein translation is MIYQYIFVLYIILVHVGNCMYKIKQSGDILLSSQHNSLMNVKVVGKDNSFNLELNNLIKFPTNCIPFSAIDYNNKKGKKPIYYIKHEFKNLIFLYKNNVNIMQMVFPDRLYMVGIAANNGLILTLTDVDIYKIDTKKKKVLLSTIEPGKYAHILNNRELFYTGVIADSVLNKFFVTAAIRNNYYILHMEYNEENETIEILNVIDKVKGQYLRVLNDISIVENVLYITENAENIVQIIINREKNTIQEKNIYTFNNNDKIVGISASRHTVYNNNNDMVDKYVNDNFKDNQNKPVDNTKELNNNTMIITVDYILVNSKKMFKEKPSSEGCLYLLKITNDTVEKYTIVDLFSKDINSFYFTVYDAHISLDDDYKKSGIVEALHKQKRKFFNFDLPNEENEAFNNINTNENNNNNNNNNNENNNNNNNNHNVVKIVWTNYYNCTINKGIVDLRNVKIDEESKEKKLPFVNVTNQFSLAPHIGASSYCSRKEKIFNDICYYDSRNNYVSLLNRSEEYNLRYQGNFVFDGYRNYLGFDYKSFQDTHIITYPINNMLYVYMTKGFVTINLPQPYGISIDSKSSTNNQIVIYITGNDEQYNYVNRCVIKKVEKAYDCFVVHKKKKESNELFQYISYISYGDNEEKLSTYIYVTNNKKTIYKLTKQENKWNFEKWFNLDNPSIRVGPISTSVNYFYVQRNVLEDLIKKYPDSALLSKFIKLNEQDLHITEDGYIFLTLFHTVIFTSNNDAYGSDSGSTIHFYTSILKEKFYQSFGVDSIIYNIENDSKFSYFLS